The following are encoded together in the Plasmodium brasilianum strain Bolivian I chromosome 10, whole genome shotgun sequence genome:
- a CDS encoding 50S ribosomal protein L14, which yields MIRLTQLFSGLWRQSMVRCTDNSGVIKACIIGIGKNKWGTGKIGDRIRVSIRDKTSECGISEKTPKGIIVRRKKETKRKDGSYIKFDDNAFVIIAKNKLKATKIKGPVAMETRHNCRNLARYIF from the coding sequence ATGATACGGCTAACGCAACTTTTTAGTGGTCTTTGGAGGCAGTCCATGGTCCGATGTACAGATAACAGTGGAGTCATAAAGGCATGTATAATTGGAATTGGAAAGAATAAATGGGGTACAGGAAAAATAGGAGATAGGATAAGAGTGTCTATACGAGATAAAACTAGCGAATGTGGTATTTCAGAAAAGACTCCTAAAGGAATTATTgtaaggagaaaaaaagaaactaaAAGAAAAGATGGCAGTTACATAAAATTTGATGACAATGCATTTGTTATtatagcaaaaaataaattgaaggcgacaaaaattaaaggacCTGTTGCAATGGAAACTAGACATAATTGTAGAAATTTGGCTaggtacattttttaa
- a CDS encoding histone RNA hairpin-binding protein: protein MFLLANITVKFKYNVKKKKKKKNYSLFDEMSERLNFQRNKYKNVNNQLSKAQINQRLKNISLTKRLISYERYINAVPKKERSENLKNDWHPETPRIDKKLSLSQWNKEMKKWRKQVHAWGNISDEVHRYICSLSTSEKNDYLSKLKLPELSQIEINNLKKRNEELSDKTLKNILLISENTNNYNEHNNKIIDIPILFLPQNFSGTIINNEFIIIRQDYLEKSLISLKDYYTKKYEHLFEKYYCLYLMPNDYNLRNGKESKIGENDIVIYLTKKKQVQSNYPLNKKDQIIEYIRNQKIEASKYLHFSDVTIKNNYEKQKKKGFMVRF from the coding sequence ATGTTCTTGTTGGCTAATATTAcagttaaatttaaatataacgtaaaaaaaaaaaaaaaaaaaaaaaattatagctTATTTGACGAAATGAGCGAAAGATTAAATTTTCAGagaaacaaatataaaaatgtgaacAACCAGTTAAGCAAAGCACAAATAAATCAAAGACTTAAGAATATTAGTTTAACGAAGCGCTTGATATCATATgaaagatatataaatgctgtgccaaaaaaagaaaggagtgagaatttaaaaaatgattggCACCCAGAAACACCTAGAATCGATAAAAAACTGAGTTTATCTCAGTGGAAtaaggaaatgaaaaaatggagAAAACAAGTTCATGCATGGGGTAATATATCTGATGAAGTTCacagatatatatgtagtttGTCAACTTccgaaaaaaatgattatttatctaaattaaaattaccTGAACTAAGTCAGAttgaaattaataatttgaaaaaaagaaatgaagaaCTTTCAGATAAGAcattaaaaaacattttattaatttcagaaaatactaataattataatgaacataataataaaattatagatATACCAATATTGTTTCTTCCACAAAATTTTAGTGGtactataataaataatgagtttattattattaggcaagattatttagaaaaatctCTAATTTCGTTAAAAGATTAttatactaaaaaatatgaacacttatttgaaaaatattattgtctATATCTTATGCCCAATGATTATAATTTGAGAAACGGAAAAGAAAGTAAAATTGGGGAAAATgatattgttatttatttaacaaaGAAGAAGCAAGTCCAAAGTAATTATCCTCTTAACAAAAAAGATCaaataattgaatatatCAGGAACCAAAAAATAGAGGCCTCCaaatatttgcatttttccGACGTGACgataaagaataattatgaaaaacaaaagaaaaaaggttTTATGGTGCGTTTTTAG